AAGAAACGTATCGAAATAGATGTATGTCTCTCCGTTTTCAACTTTCTTTTCTATATTCACTGCATGGATAGAACAGGTTTTGGCACCGGTATCGATCCTGGCCCGGATTCTTAATTTCAAATTGGGAATCTCAACCCATTCTACACGGCCGATGATAGGTTTCAAATACTGCGGAGGGATAACGATCGGTTTGGTGTGAGGGTCCGGTTTTTTCTCTTTGACGTTGCCTCTGAGGCAGCCGAAAAAAACCGAAAAAGGTATAATCCATATTAGGAGCAGTAGTCTATGTCTCATCGCCTATATATGCAAGTTATGATAGGATTCTCCCCTGATCCACTGCTTTTTTAGATTGATTTAGTTCTTACGGGAGTTCATCCGAATCTCCGCCTGGTAGGCATGGAAAAAATCGATATAGCGCAAGTAACCCAGACATTTTTTGAATTCGTTTTCAACAGCTACTTTATCGACATCGTATTGTAATAGAATACGAAGCCCTTCCCCCAAACTATCCGAAGGAGAGACACTCGGAACGGACTCCACGATATCCTCACACATAATTAAGTTTTGTAAAGATTCCTCGTACTCGGGCAAAATCCGATTTTTTCGAAGAGATACGATTCCCTTATAAGTTTCGTTTTGATCTACTATGACGAAATCACTTGCCTGGATTCCAGGGGCCCTGGTTTGAAGCTCTGTTAGGGGAAGGCTATTTGAGATAACTGCGTATTTTCTAAATTCTGAAAAATGTTGGGAAATTTTAATCCGGTCCATGATATCTTGGTTCATATCCCAGTGGTGGGACGGAGATAGAAAACGATTTGTCACCTGGTTGCGATAGATGGACATCTTGCTGGAAAGAATGGCAGCAAGCACCGATACGATCATCAGAGGGGGCAACAATTCGTAACTTCCTATCATATCGCAGACCATCACCATACCTGCAATAGGTGCCCGCGACACGCCTGCAAAAAAAGAACCCATGCCCACTAACATAAACGGAAAAACCTGGATATTCCAATCGGGAAATAACATTTGAGACAAACTTCCCACAAAGGCACCTAACATTCCTCCGATGAAAAAAGAAGGACCCAGCAGTCCTCCCGAACTTCCCGAACCGACGGTAAAGGAAGTGGATACGACTTTGAATAACGCAATCGAAAGTAAAAACAAAGGGCCGTAAAATCCGAATCGAAAAGACCGGATATCCTCTCCATCCACCATCTTTTGCAAAAGACCGAATCCCGAACCGAGCACTTCCGGAAAAAACAAAGCAATCGCTCCGACCACCAAACCGCCGATTGCCGGCTTATAATAATTGGGGATATTTAAACCGGTAAAAAAGTCCTGTATAAAATGGTAAAAACGGACAAAAAGATACCCTACTGCAAAACAAAGAAATCCCATAAACACATAAATGGGGATATGCCTGTAGTCATTAAGTGAGTATTTCTGGACTTCAAAAATGGAGCCTCTTCCCGCCAGAGAAGAATACGTCAAATAAGCGGTCACGGAAGAAAGAATACAAGGGACGAGAGAATCACTTTCGATATCTTCTTTATAAACCATCTCAACGGCGGTCATGGCACCACCTAACGGTGCGCGAAAAATCGCACCAAGCCCTCCTGCAGTCCCAGCTAACATTAAAGTTCTACGAGCTCTCGCCCCTACTCCTAAAATATTTCCCAGAGTGGATCCGAACCCCGCACCAATCTGCGCGGTTGGACCTTCCTTTCCTCCGGAACCGCCGCTCCCCAAAGTAAGGATGGTGACAATTGCTTTGTAAAAAGGAACCTTCCAGTGAATCTTTCCCTCGTTATAATGAAAGGAATGAATGAGTGAATCCGTTCCTCCGCCGGCTGCTTCCGGACAAAAATAATAAGTAATGATTCCCGCAAGCAAACCGCCGATAGCAGGCAGAAAGAATAACCAAAGATTGTTGAGAGGATAATTTCCATGTTCGAAAGAAAAAAAACGATCCCCTGCAGGAACTCCCGGATCAAATCCGATCAAGGTTCCGAAACTCACACTTTCTACGAATGCTAAAATAAAATTAAAACCGTAGGCACCAAAGCCTGACAACAGTCCGATCAGGAGCGAGTAGACATAAATGGATTTGGGCCCTTGGATGGAAAAAAGGGAACGGATATTGATTCCAAAAACCATAAAACCATGGTTCCCAAAATCTATTTTTTTTACCAAGGAAAAACAATTTTTACTTTAGGAATGCTCTTGACCGATGATTTCGAAGGAGGAAGAATGAAAGTATGTGGTCGAAACTCGCTCTAATTTCTCTCTCTCTGATTTTGTTTTTTTCCAGTTGTAAGACAAAAAACGACAACGAAGCAAATATCAACCTTCTGGGACTGGTAAGCAGCAATCCCTTTTTTCTAGGTGAGATCGATACGGACGTAACTTCCAGTTGCGGAACTGCAAGCCCTGCCACAACTTCCTCGACCACCACAGGTACAACAGGAACCACACCTGCGGCTTCCTCAACCACAACTAGTACAAAATTTTCCATAGTTTCCATACTAACTTTCAAAACAAAAGAAACTCTCAGCATGAGATATACCTACGATTATATGCAGACCAAAGGAACCATCAACACCCAGCAAGGTTTCATCCTTACAGGTGGTGTGTTTGCCAAAACAGCAACCGGAACTTTAGGATCGGTAAGTTGGAGTTCATCGGGAATCAATATCAATACAAGTCTCACAACCAGCCAGGAGATTCCCAGTTTCGACATCAGTTTGAATTTGAACGGTTATGCTACGGACACAAGCTCAAGCACTACAACAAGTACTTGCCCTACCCTGGACAATGTCAATTGTACTGCAGCAACGACTACCACTACTACTACTTGTTATACGATTAACAACCAGACTTGTTACGTAGCTGCCAGCGGCAACGGAACACCGATCACAATTACGGGGCAAGTCAAATGCACTTCACCGAATGTGGTAGCGCAATAACCTAACGCTAATGAGACTTTGAAATTAGCCGGACTTTTATTATTTTTATTTCAATTCGCTCTCTATTCTCAAACTATTTATGAAGTCCAATCTCCAATGGACGATACAAATCCCAAGGCTTTCCAAAAAAGCCTTTCCGGAGAAAAATTAAAACAACTCGTTCGAAGAGACCATTACCTTGGATTTAGCAAAGAATCCGTTTGGTATAAGGTAAGTTATCCAGATAAAAAAGGATCCCCTCCTTATCTTTACATGGGAAACCCTCACCTCACGGAAATCGATATCTATCTCGTTCGAAACGGATCTATCGTTTGGCACAAGGCTTCCGGGATTTACAGGCCTTATGACCCTTCCGAGTTTTTTACTTACGGTTTTATTTATGATTTTCAGGAAGAAGGGGATTATTATCTGAAGATCCATAATGACGATACCCATCGGATCAATTTCACTCCGTTCCAAAAGGAGGAATTACTCCGCTTCATAAATTTAACATCCATTGTACAAGGTATCTATATAGGAATTTCCGTATTGGTTATCATCTTCGGGATTACCCAGTGGATTTTCACAAGAGAAAAAATATATCTATACCTGGCCTTCGCCACTTTTGCTATCAGCCTCGCAAACACATTCCGCTCAGGGTTTCTTTTCACCACAGTATTTTACGATATGCCCTATTGGAGTAAAATTGCGGCACCATTCGTAGTACTTACTCCTTTTTCTATGGTTTTGTTTTTTCGGGAGTTTATGCAAACGAAAAAACTATTTCCATATATTGACAAGGGTTTGGTGGCCTATCTTTATCTTATTCCTTTTACTTCATTTGTAAACATCATAGGAGTTCAGGAATATATAAAAGTGATGTATGCAAACAACCTGGCAGTCAGTTTATTTGCTCTTTCTTTCGGAATTTACGCGATTATTCTCAAAACAAGGCAAGGCGTAGTATTTTTTATAGCATGTTTGGTAAGGCAATTGGGAACCTCCACGCATATACTCACAAATCTGGGAATTTTCACCTCTACCTCCATTTCCTTCTTAAATCAATCGAGCGATATAGGTGCTGCGGTTCAGATGATTATATTTACAATAGCCATATCAAGAACTAACGTTCGTTTGCGTAAAGAAAAGGAAAAAATCATTCAAAAACAAAATATCAATCTCGAGAATATGGTTTTCGAAAGAACCATAGAACTGCAAGAACAGAAAAAAAACCTGGAAGAAACATTACATCATCTCAAACAAACGCAAAACCAACTTGTTTATTCGGAAAAAATGAATGAGCTGGGCAAACTTGTGGCGGGTATTGCGCATGAATTGAACAATCCTTTGAGCGCGATCAAAGCCTCATCGGAAACATTATCCGCAATATCGGACCATGAAATTAAAATCTTAAGAAAAACGAAGGAAACCTTAAGCACTCTTTCCATAGACGAATTAACCAAACTTGTTGATATTATTTCCAAAGATTACGATATAGGTGTTGTTTCCAGCTATACGGAAAGAAAAGAAAAAAAGAAAAACCTAAAAACAATCTTATCTGAAAATCAATTCGACTATGATGAAGATACTATAGAAAAACTATTGGATGTCGGAATTGAAACCCCGACACAAAACGATATCGATATCCTTGGCCACAAGGACAAAAACATAATAGATTACATCATCAATCAGAAAAACATAAACTTACACCTATCCATTGTTAAGATTGCTGTGGATCGAGCCGCAAAAATCATTTCCGCCTTAAAAAACTTTTCCAGAGTAAGCAAACTGGAAGAAAAAAGGATATTTGATCTTGTAGAAAGCATCGAAACTGTTCTTACCATTTATCAATACAAAATGAAAGGCAAGGTATCTCTCAAAAAAA
The nucleotide sequence above comes from Leptospira kobayashii. Encoded proteins:
- a CDS encoding ATP-dependent zinc protease; this translates as MRHRLLLLIWIIPFSVFFGCLRGNVKEKKPDPHTKPIVIPPQYLKPIIGRVEWVEIPNLKLRIRARIDTGAKTCSIHAVNIEKKVENGETYIYFDTFLPDGKITRVRSKYSSETKVVSTNGQSETRIVVREVLKLGKITEEVNLTLNDRTNLTYPFLIGRNFLMGKYLVDVSLSHALGD
- a CDS encoding chloride channel protein — its product is MVFGINIRSLFSIQGPKSIYVYSLLIGLLSGFGAYGFNFILAFVESVSFGTLIGFDPGVPAGDRFFSFEHGNYPLNNLWLFFLPAIGGLLAGIITYYFCPEAAGGGTDSLIHSFHYNEGKIHWKVPFYKAIVTILTLGSGGSGGKEGPTAQIGAGFGSTLGNILGVGARARRTLMLAGTAGGLGAIFRAPLGGAMTAVEMVYKEDIESDSLVPCILSSVTAYLTYSSLAGRGSIFEVQKYSLNDYRHIPIYVFMGFLCFAVGYLFVRFYHFIQDFFTGLNIPNYYKPAIGGLVVGAIALFFPEVLGSGFGLLQKMVDGEDIRSFRFGFYGPLFLLSIALFKVVSTSFTVGSGSSGGLLGPSFFIGGMLGAFVGSLSQMLFPDWNIQVFPFMLVGMGSFFAGVSRAPIAGMVMVCDMIGSYELLPPLMIVSVLAAILSSKMSIYRNQVTNRFLSPSHHWDMNQDIMDRIKISQHFSEFRKYAVISNSLPLTELQTRAPGIQASDFVIVDQNETYKGIVSLRKNRILPEYEESLQNLIMCEDIVESVPSVSPSDSLGEGLRILLQYDVDKVAVENEFKKCLGYLRYIDFFHAYQAEIRMNSRKN
- a CDS encoding LIC10920 family plasminogen-binding lipoprotein — encoded protein: MWSKLALISLSLILFFSSCKTKNDNEANINLLGLVSSNPFFLGEIDTDVTSSCGTASPATTSSTTTGTTGTTPAASSTTTSTKFSIVSILTFKTKETLSMRYTYDYMQTKGTINTQQGFILTGGVFAKTATGTLGSVSWSSSGININTSLTTSQEIPSFDISLNLNGYATDTSSSTTTSTCPTLDNVNCTAATTTTTTTCYTINNQTCYVAASGNGTPITITGQVKCTSPNVVAQ
- a CDS encoding sensor histidine kinase; translated protein: MKLAGLLLFLFQFALYSQTIYEVQSPMDDTNPKAFQKSLSGEKLKQLVRRDHYLGFSKESVWYKVSYPDKKGSPPYLYMGNPHLTEIDIYLVRNGSIVWHKASGIYRPYDPSEFFTYGFIYDFQEEGDYYLKIHNDDTHRINFTPFQKEELLRFINLTSIVQGIYIGISVLVIIFGITQWIFTREKIYLYLAFATFAISLANTFRSGFLFTTVFYDMPYWSKIAAPFVVLTPFSMVLFFREFMQTKKLFPYIDKGLVAYLYLIPFTSFVNIIGVQEYIKVMYANNLAVSLFALSFGIYAIILKTRQGVVFFIACLVRQLGTSTHILTNLGIFTSTSISFLNQSSDIGAAVQMIIFTIAISRTNVRLRKEKEKIIQKQNINLENMVFERTIELQEQKKNLEETLHHLKQTQNQLVYSEKMNELGKLVAGIAHELNNPLSAIKASSETLSAISDHEIKILRKTKETLSTLSIDELTKLVDIISKDYDIGVVSSYTERKEKKKNLKTILSENQFDYDEDTIEKLLDVGIETPTQNDIDILGHKDKNIIDYIINQKNINLHLSIVKIAVDRAAKIISALKNFSRVSKLEEKRIFDLVESIETVLTIYQYKMKGKVSLKKTFLYNANVLGWPEEIVQVWTNIILNALQAMNDKGNLILMTQKKEDTMIEIRIRDNGPGIPIEIQKKVFDPFFTTKNPGEGSGLGLDLTKSIVEKHGGNIRLESEEGKTEFIINLPVIEYVEV